The Oncorhynchus clarkii lewisi isolate Uvic-CL-2024 chromosome 20, UVic_Ocla_1.0, whole genome shotgun sequence nucleotide sequence AATCaaaaaggggattcatcagagaaaatgactttaccccagtgctcagcagtccaatccctgtaccttttgcagaatatcagtctgtccctgatgtttttcctggagagaagtggcttcatGCTgcacttcttgacaccaggccatcctccaaaagtcttcgcctcactgtgcgtgcagatgcactcacacctgcctgctgccattcctgagcaagctctgtactggtggtgcctcacttgctggactttcttgggtgccctgaagccttcttcacaacaattgaaccgctctccgtgaagttcttgatgatccaataaatggcagcaatatccttgcctgtgaagccctttttgtgcaaagcaatgctgatggcatgtgtttccttgcaggtaaccatgtttgacagaggaagaacaatgattccaagcaccaccttccttttgaagcttccagtctgttatttgaactcaatcagcatgaccgagtgatctccagccttgtcctcgtcaacactcacacctgtgttaaagagagaatcactgacatgatgtcagctggtccttttatggcagggctgaaatgcagtggaaatgtatttttgggattcagttaacttgcatggcaaagagggactttgcaattaattgcaaattatctgatcactcttcataacattctggagtatatgcaaattgccatcatacaaactgactgaggcagcagactttgtgaaaattaatatttgtcattctccaaacttttggccacgactgtaggctAGCGAAATAGTCATGTCCTCTTTATCGGACGACATCCTTATTGAGCGCGTCGTtgatacttcctgtttgagttttggCTTGTAAGGAGGAATCATTAGGGTTGAATTATGGTCAGATATGCcaaagggagggtgagggagggctttgtatttgtttctgtgtgtggagtaaatgtgatATAGACTTTTgtcgcctctagttgcacaggttaCATGCATTCAACAATGATTTAAAATGGATTTCAGTTTACCTGTATTAAAATCACCGGCctctaggagcgccgcctctggatgtgcattttctttgcttatggccctatacaccTCAATTAGTGTggccttagtgccagcatcggtttgtggtggtaaatagacagctacaaaaaatacatactgaacagaaatatataaatgcaacatgaaacaatttcaatgattttactgatttacatttcatataaggaaatctgtggatttcacatgactgggcaggggcacagccatgggtgggcctcgGAGGGCATTggccaggaccagccaatcagacagaaatgctcctcagtttcatcagctgtccgggtggctggtctcagacgatcccgcaggtgaagaagccagatgtggaggtcctgggctggcgtggttacatgtggtctgtggttgtgaggccagctggacatactgccaaattctctaaaatgacattggaggcagcttatggtagagaaatgaacgttcaattctcaggcaacagctttggtggacacttatgcagtcagcatgccaaatgcttgatacatctgtggcattgcgttgtgtgacaaactgcacattttagagtggcctttaattttccccagcacaaggtgcagctgtttaatgatcatgctgtttaatcaacttcttgatatgccacacctgtcatgtggatggattatcttggcaaaggagaaatgctcactaacagggatgcaatcaaatttgtgaacaacatttttgagaaataagctttttgtgcatatgaaacatttctgggatcttttgtttcagctcatgaaacatgggaccaacactttacatgttgtgtttatattttttgttctgtATAGATGAAAACTATTTTGttaaatagtatggtctgcaggtcatcatgaggtattctaattCAGGCGAGCAAGAAGTCgagacttccttaacattagagattgCGTACCAGTTGTTAACAAAGATACACCCCCCATTAACCTTACCCGATGCTGTCGTTTGGTTTTGAAGTTTCATAtaaaaatcaactatatgtacagtatattatccatgtccacAGGAAGCCAAAACCGGGCATTGAGTCTCAACTAATGTTGATTTCCCCACAGTGCCCTGCTGCTGAACTCGGTGATGTGGGCGTTCAGGGCGGAGTTTATCGCGACGAGAGCCACCGACTTCATCGGCATGATCAAGGACTGTGATGAGGCAGGATTCCCTAAGGTTAGACACATCCACATTCACCATGTGCTCTAAAAATAGCATCGTTGCCCCTCACTTCTGCCTCCAATATAGCTTTTATCTGGTATCTGTGTTGTTTACTCTTcaacttcctctctctgtcctccttcagcACCTGTTGTTTGGCTCTCTGGGACGCAGCCTGGCCTGTGCTGACCCTCCTGAGGCGGAAAGGCTGCCCATCCTCAATGAGGCCTGGAAGGTCATCACCAAAGTGCGAAGTCCACAGGTACAGAGCAAATAACAACCCTCTTAGACAATGAAGGCGTGCCTGGTGGTTCACATTAACAAAGGGTTGCAAATGTTTCCTTCTCTTATTCCAGGATTACATCAACTGTGCTGAGATCTGGGTGGAGTTCACCTGTCGTCACTTCACTGTGAGTGTCCAAGAGAACTACAGCGCTGCCACTGAAAGAGTTCTGAGCACAAGGGTCTCGAAATGACTCCGGCTTGTATATAATCCTAATTTTCTCTGTTCTTATTCCCAGAAACGTGAGGTCAACACTGTGCTCTCTGACATCATCAAGCACATGACCCCAGACCGGGCCTTTGAGGATGCCTATCCTCAGCTTCAGTCCGTGATACGGAAGATCCTCACCTACTTTCATGacttctctgtcctcttctccatGGTAAGACTCGGTGTTGACATTCTCCAGTCTCAAACAATCACTTGTGTTTTATCAGCGGGTAGATCTAACTAGTTTCTCTGTGACCCCCCCCAGGAGCGTTTCCTTCCCTTCATGGACATGTTCCAGAAGGACAGCGTCAGGGTGGGGGTGTGTCTCTCCATCATGGACGTCTTCATCAAGTACGTCTGGTTTAGCCGACACCTTTTGCTGTTGTCATGCTAATGTCACCCAAGCGAAATGTCTCTTCCGCACTATACGTGTGAAGTGTCCGTGTCTGTCcctcatgtctgtctgcctgtctgtcttctcaGACACCAGCAGGAGCCCACTAGAGATCCTGTCATCCTCAACGCTCTACTCCACGTCTGCAAGACCATGCACGACTCTGTCAAGTAAGTagccaactgtgtgtgtgtgtgtgtgtgtgcgtgcgggtaTGTTCTAAATTACCctactctctctgtgtcccttaGTGCTCTGACGCTGGAGGACGAGAAGAGATCTCTGGCCTTGTTGATCAATGGCTTCATACGCATGGTGAGTGTCTTTGACTCAGACTGCCCATCCTCTGGGTCTCCAGACACTCCTTCCCCTCCTGCATTTCCAAGGGTGACGGCTAGTGACTCAgcatatgtctctctttctctccctctttctctccctccctctctccaggtgTCGTTTGGCCGTGACTTTGAGCAGCAGCTGAGTTTCTGTGTAGAGGCCCGGGCCACCTTCtgtaacctggagccagtgttgGTGCAGCTTATCCACGTGAGTCCAGCACAGCCACCACATCCTACCTTCATCGTCTTATCTGTGTGCGCATGTGGGACCACACCTCGACGCGGTTCTGCTTTGCGTTGCAATACAAAGCCCACCTTCTTCTTTAGACAGTTGATATGAATCTAGCTTAACCTTTATTTTAATCATTTTGTCGTGGTCGTATATAtactgcacatacacacacgcataacTTTTGTCCTCTTCTCTCAGACTGTGAACCAGCTGGCCATGGAGACGAGGCGTGTGATGAGGGGGAGCCACTCCCGCAAGACTGCTGCTTTTGTCAGGGTGGGTCATGCGACCTCACTGTCTATAACCCCAACATCTGTATCCTCAATATGGCCACTAATGCGTCACTGactcctcggtctctctctcaggCATGTGCTGCATACAGCTTCATCACCATTCCCTCCCTCACCAGCATCTTCAGCCGCCTCAACCTCTACCTGCTGTCTGGGCAGGTGGCCCTGGCCAACCAGTGTCTTTCCCAGGGTGAGTCTGAGTGTGCTCTGTTCAGAATAGACAGACCCAGAGTCCTGAGGTTTTCACCAGTTCTGAAGTGAATTCTCATTCACTGTTATCGCTCTCTCCTAGCGGATGCATTCCTGAAGGCAGCGGTCAGTGTGTTGCCAGAGGTGCCACGCAGTATCAGTATCGAGGGCAAACTGCGCTCTTCTGAGGGCTTCCTGCTTGACTTCATCAACAACTTCCTGTCAGCACTACTAGTTGTGCCGGTAAGGAAACATCCCTGCTTTTCCCATAATGCTTGAAATAACTAAAGAAATAGATGTCAAGGAAGTacttcctgtttgtgtgtgtgtccaggaccACCCAGAGGCAGGGGTGTTGTTCCTTGTGCGTGGGCTGCTCAACATGGTGCAGGACTACACCTGGGAGGACAACAGTGACGCCAAGGTCCATGTCTACATCAGCGCCCTGCCACTACTGGCTGCCATGAGTCAGGAGAGCTACCTCTACTCCATCCCCAAAGGTACTACCCAGAAACACACACCCTCTTCTCCCATACGTTTCAGGTTTATGTGGTATGTAATATAATACTATATGGCTTTTAGCTAACACTATTATCCAATGTGGCTTACAGTCATGCATTCATAATCGGGACCACCCAATTCCCGAAGCCAGCTAACACACATCCTTCCTTTCTCTTTTCCAGTGGACTCGAATGAAACACTTTATGGAGGAGATCCCAAGTTTTTGGCAGAGATCAACAAGTTATGTGAAACTCTGATTGGACAAGTGCTGGACCACCTCAAGACCTTGGGTAGAGATGAGGTAGGACGCACTATGCCAGTGTCCTGAGAATAGAATAGTCATACATTGttttttgtatatatccataaacatGTTTTACTCTCTCTTATCCCTTCCTCTGTTGTAGAGTGTCCATAGACAGGGTAGTCTGGCCTTCTCTCTGTTTGGCTGCCTCCTAGCTCATGGGGACCTACGCAACAACAAACTCAACCAGCTGGCTGTCAACCTGTGGAATCTGAGCCACAAGCAGGGTTACTGCAACACACGCACCTCCGTGAGTAAAACACAGGCCGCTTGTAGCCATAGGAACAATAAAACATTGGAGAGATACAGTAGAAGTCCAATCATAATCTCTGTACACACAACATATTTCTCGACAGGTGCGGACATTAGAGTTCATCAAGCACCAGGCCCAGCAGCCAGACATGGCTCACCTTTCAGACATGCTCCACCGCCTCACCTTGCAGTCCAGGACCTGAGGACATCGACTgcatcccctttttcctctatATATCTATGTGCACTGGAGGGATTGTCTCGCCTTGCAATTGCATTCTCTGTTTAGCGCCCACGATCTGTCAACCAGGATCTTGGAGGGCTTTAAATGTTCTGATTTTCATCCTTCAGTATTTCAGTTGGACCTCGTAAACTAGGTGTGTAGACTCTATAGCCAATCAACGGATGAATTCATTGACAGATTGATATGAAAACTCAAGACGGATCAGTCCTCAAGGACTGGAGCTAGATAGCCCTGGAAACAGAGGTCCTTGGTACGCCATTGTTGGaaagataaataaaaaaagaacagATTCATGCAATGCTGTTAAAAGTCCCTGCATTTCAGTGATTGTATACTTGTTTATGGATTTGTACTGTCCTGAAATTAAGTTTCTCCATTATGTGCTAACATTTTGTATATCATTGTAAAATTTCTGAACGTACGTGATTGAAAAAAGCAAAACCAAACCATGGCGGTGTTGTGCATTTGTAACAAATGATTGGCTTCTCTAAATGCAAACAACTCTTTCAAGCCTAGCACTCTTTAAACAGACAGTGAGAACAGAGAAGCTATCATCAGTTGTTTATTTACTCAATTAGTGTAACATTTTAAAAGGCAAACCACCCCCATTTGCATTCAACTGAAACGAATCAAAAACAAAATGTTATGTTCCAACATGCCGGCTAGCTCGCCAGAGCCCCGGTCTGTCTAAAAGCCTTTGGTCACACAATTCCGGGTATCATTTCCTACACGTTTTGTGCCTTACCATATGACTCACAAAGCAGGAGGAATATTTGATTCAGACCTTTATCCTATCCAGGCTACATATTGGTGCATTGAAAACTTGGTGCATTGAATAACCAGTGGCATTAACTTTTTTTCTTAAGTTAAGAGATGTTATAGTTGTAACACCCTAATGGACATCTTGACTATTATCAAGGCTTTAACTTTATAAAAACAAAGTATCTTGAGGTGGCTGTAGAGTAGCTTTGGAAGATTCACCCATGAGAATTTCTACAGCAGTTATAATTCCAAAACATATGAACCTGTAAAACAtgaattcaaaaaaaaaaaaacctaaaACATGTACAGTAGCAGAAGAAAATGTAAAAGTACTGATTTAAACAACCACTCTCTCCATGTAAATGAATATTCATTTTGGATACTGGAGTATGCATTTAAGCCCAACCCGGTAAGATAACTTAAGCTTCTGGATATAGGCAATATAATACTACGGTAGGCGGGGATTGTTTCAAGTTGTTTAATCTTCTCTTTGTCCGTCTGATCGCAGTCAAACATCTGGACCGACAAAATGGAGCAGTCACCAACTCGCTGAAAAtgtacctggggggggggggggtggagacacccAAAATAGAAGACTTCAACTGAACTGTCTTGCATTTACATGAACATGCCAAATACATTCATCAACACACTCACAGCCACGTGTATATGATCTGAGCATACCCATCCACTCCTGTCAATTTAAACACATGTAATCTCCCATACGTAACAGATTATGAATAGTGATCAAATCCGGCTTTAGTTTGCAGCCAGGTATACGATGCCCGACAGGTAGAGGTAACTGacagaataaaggaaacactaacaTAGCATCTTATTAGGACGTCGAGCAAGAACAGCTTCCATGCACATTGGCATAGATTCTAGTGTCTAGAAATCTATtgggagggatgtgacaccattcttccatcctttggtgttttgttgatggaaaAACATtctcaggcaccgctccagaatctcacATAACTGTTCATTTGGGTTGAGatctcgtgccctgtggatgggggcattgtcatcctataagGGAATAGCGATGTTAGCCAAAAtgatggcctgcccagcatttttacaCACGACCCTAAGCAAGATGTGACGTTAATCCACCTGCTTtcatccctcatttactcaagtgtttccaatattttgggcagttacctgtatgtctcTCCCCAATGACACTATACCATGCAGCTCACCACACCCCCAAACACTCCTGATTATTATTGAACATTTACATGGATTACAAGTTGGTTATAATTTCTTTAATAGAAATTACTACCTCCACTTCCGGTGGATGCATGGTGAATGGGGAGAAAAAGCGTTACTCCCTAGAGAGAAGTGTTTTTCATTGTTGTTGTATCCCAGGATGAGGTGTTATTTTAGGAGCTATAATTATGACAAATTAATATGCAGTCATTGTTGAATCTTTTCTGTCCCTGGGGATGAGAGAAAATAAGAAGTCCAGGAAGTAAGGATTGCAGCTGCTTTCCTTTGAAAAGACCAAAACTACACAGAAAATTGTCCAAAACTAAGAAACAAAAACGATGAAAATAAAACCTAACATAACTCAAACGGAAAGCATTTGCATTTCTGCGCAGTCCAGGCAGTGCTGAGAGGGAAAGTTTGGCCTGctatttgttctggttctggttggaTGTCTTGGGGAACTGGGAGGTAGGGAGACCAGCACGCCTCTGCAACCacctgggaggggagggggggtagcCTTGCTCGTCCCAGAGCTCTCAGTCCAGCTCAATGGGGCTGCCGTCCTCCTGtgcttcctctccctcctcatctgaaCCCATCAGGCTGTTCAACAGGTTTCCTGACAGACACAGAACACacttcaatgaaacacacaaaaaaaaaaaactacagttTCCCCAACGCAGCTTTCAATGGTGAAATAGTCTGCAGAGAGTCACAAGCACTTACCGAGCAATCCACCATATGATGAGGACTGTTTGGGTGGCACCCCGAAGAAAAGCTGACCTATCCTGTCGAGATACTGACGCAAGCAGGCAGTCAATGGAACAGGAAAATTATTATTAGACACCATGCTGAGTTATAATGCTACGTGACCCCGGCGGGACACTCACTATATGGTCAAACTCACCTCATTATACATAGGGTCCCTCTTCAGGGAAGGCTGATACTGTTCACATAGCACTGTGAACACTGTTAATTTCCCTCTGCAGAGGAGAACATACAAGGGGAGGCACATTTATGAGAACCTGGCAAAACAATGTGGGTTCTATTCGAAGGGTGGTTGAACAAACAAGGCCTTACCCATCCACTGCCAGCAAGAGAAACCAGATGAAGTTGAGCAAGGGCTGAACAAAGGGAGGGCCCTTCTCTATTGAGGGGTGTTTCTGAGTATATGTGCTGAACACCACAGATGCACTGTTTTTGTTCTTTAGACAGAGGAACCTGagcagtgagagagggggaggggagggacagaGCTGAAAAAGCAATTAAACAACATAGCAAACAGCTATTGATGACAGACTGAAAACAGATCTAGGTGGCGCGAGACAGAGACTTACTGTAGGACGGCCTGCGCCACAAACATGTCCACCTCGCTGCGAAAGCCCCGCTGCGCCGAGTACTCCACCAGCATCTGGGCACAGCCCTCTCCATCAGAGGAGTGCAAGAAGTGGTAGCGAGACTCACTGTAGTTTTGCTCTAAACAGATAGAATTAAATCATATTCAAACTCTTT carries:
- the LOC139376527 gene encoding VPS35 endosomal protein-sorting factor-like isoform X2 yields the protein MAAVQWHSRARRYESELQSCGLEVAPVEFSDYHPLKSITVTDSKSRRGARKGSTSSSSSSSSSVAPDPLSSMLDGTDPLSMFAAASASESPLTLSQSSSTGDLGRGKRREKEDEVGVDFEPWSSKRGEILARFTTTEKLSINLFMGSEKGKAPSLASSAVSEKVRTRLEELDDLEEGSQRELLNLSQQDYVNRIEELNQSLKEAWASDQKVKALKIVIQCSKLLSDTAVIQFYPSKFVLITDILDTFGRLVYERIWSMCSDPRPLPDSFTADEVNDTAKETCLNWFFKIASIRELIPRLYVEVALLKCNRFLTKCGIQETVPRLTAMIRGIGDPLVAVYARAYLCRIGMEVAPHLKDSLNKNFFDLLGTFRQIHGDSVQNQLVLQRVEIPVYLTLYSPAIHWILQCVSYRAPEALLTEMMERCKKLGNNALLLNSVMWAFRAEFIATRATDFIGMIKDCDEAGFPKHLLFGSLGRSLACADPPEAERLPILNEAWKVITKVRSPQDYINCAEIWVEFTCRHFTKREVNTVLSDIIKHMTPDRAFEDAYPQLQSVIRKILTYFHDFSVLFSMERFLPFMDMFQKDSVRVGVCLSIMDVFIKHQQEPTRDPVILNALLHVCKTMHDSVNALTLEDEKRSLALLINGFIRMVSFGRDFEQQLSFCVEARATFCNLEPVLVQLIHTVNQLAMETRRVMRGSHSRKTAAFVRACAAYSFITIPSLTSIFSRLNLYLLSGQVALANQCLSQADAFLKAAVSVLPEVPRSISIEGKLRSSEGFLLDFINNFLSALLVVPDHPEAGVLFLVRGLLNMVQDYTWEDNSDAKVHVYISALPLLAAMSQESYLYSIPKVDSNETLYGGDPKFLAEINKLCETLIGQVLDHLKTLGRDESVHRQGSLAFSLFGCLLAHGDLRNNKLNQLAVNLWNLSHKQGYCNTRTSVRTLEFIKHQAQQPDMAHLSDMLHRLTLQSRT
- the LOC139376530 gene encoding Golgi to ER traffic protein 4 homolog, producing the protein MMSEQEALKCSSARNRGGTQRVEGKLRASVEKGDYYEAHQMYRTLFFRYMSQAKHADARELMYNGAQLFFSYNQLNSAADLSMLVLESLEKSEATVEDEDLEHLAKLFSLMDPNSPERVAFVSRALKWSTGGSGKLGSPKLHQLLAVTLWKEQNYSESRYHFLHSSDGEGCAQMLVEYSAQRGFRSEVDMFVAQAVLQFLCLKNKNSASVVFSTYTQKHPSIEKGPPFVQPLLNFIWFLLLAVDGGKLTVFTVLCEQYQPSLKRDPMYNEYLDRIGQLFFGVPPKQSSSYGGLLGNLLNSLMGSDEEGEEAQEDGSPIELD
- the LOC139376527 gene encoding VPS35 endosomal protein-sorting factor-like isoform X1; translation: MAAVQWHSRARRYESELQSCGLEVAPVEFSDYHPLKSITVTDSKSRRGARKGSTSSSSSSSSSVAPDPLSSMLDGTDPLSMFAAASASESPLTLSQSSSTGDLGRGKRREKEDEVGVDFEPWSSKRGEILARFTTTEKLSINLFMGSEKGKAPSLASSAVSEKVRTRLEELDDLEEGSQRELLNLSQQDYVNRIEELNQSLKEAWASDQKVKALKIVIQCSKLLSDTAVIQFYPSKFVLITDILDTFGRLVYERIWSMCSDPRPLPDPSPDSFTADEVNDTAKETCLNWFFKIASIRELIPRLYVEVALLKCNRFLTKCGIQETVPRLTAMIRGIGDPLVAVYARAYLCRIGMEVAPHLKDSLNKNFFDLLGTFRQIHGDSVQNQLVLQRVEIPVYLTLYSPAIHWILQCVSYRAPEALLTEMMERCKKLGNNALLLNSVMWAFRAEFIATRATDFIGMIKDCDEAGFPKHLLFGSLGRSLACADPPEAERLPILNEAWKVITKVRSPQDYINCAEIWVEFTCRHFTKREVNTVLSDIIKHMTPDRAFEDAYPQLQSVIRKILTYFHDFSVLFSMERFLPFMDMFQKDSVRVGVCLSIMDVFIKHQQEPTRDPVILNALLHVCKTMHDSVNALTLEDEKRSLALLINGFIRMVSFGRDFEQQLSFCVEARATFCNLEPVLVQLIHTVNQLAMETRRVMRGSHSRKTAAFVRACAAYSFITIPSLTSIFSRLNLYLLSGQVALANQCLSQADAFLKAAVSVLPEVPRSISIEGKLRSSEGFLLDFINNFLSALLVVPDHPEAGVLFLVRGLLNMVQDYTWEDNSDAKVHVYISALPLLAAMSQESYLYSIPKVDSNETLYGGDPKFLAEINKLCETLIGQVLDHLKTLGRDESVHRQGSLAFSLFGCLLAHGDLRNNKLNQLAVNLWNLSHKQGYCNTRTSVRTLEFIKHQAQQPDMAHLSDMLHRLTLQSRT